Proteins encoded within one genomic window of Couchioplanes caeruleus:
- a CDS encoding DUF4360 domain-containing protein, giving the protein MLGMRVIAALLLSASMMTPARMSAAGPSDDQVTIEKLTVNGTGCRADTVAVALSPDKEAFTVMYSSYLAQAGTGARNQDQRRTCSLTVRLNVPATMQYAITAVDYRGFAHLEAGASASLSARYHFQGSGAPTYTVHSFASGLDDMWQVTDSASGGLVFSSCGQGRKVDIDTELRVRADRADAPTSHITMDSTDSEVASTYHLTYRHC; this is encoded by the coding sequence ATGCTGGGAATGCGAGTGATCGCCGCACTACTTCTTTCCGCCTCGATGATGACGCCGGCACGGATGTCGGCTGCCGGTCCATCCGATGATCAGGTCACCATCGAGAAGCTGACGGTGAATGGCACCGGCTGCCGGGCAGACACGGTCGCGGTCGCGCTGTCGCCCGACAAAGAGGCATTCACCGTGATGTACAGCTCCTATCTCGCTCAGGCCGGCACCGGCGCCAGGAACCAGGATCAACGCCGCACCTGCAGCCTCACCGTGCGGCTCAACGTTCCGGCCACCATGCAGTACGCCATCACCGCCGTGGATTACCGCGGATTCGCCCACCTCGAAGCGGGTGCCTCGGCCAGCCTTTCCGCGCGTTACCACTTCCAGGGTTCCGGTGCGCCGACGTATACCGTGCACTCCTTCGCCAGTGGACTGGACGACATGTGGCAGGTCACCGACTCTGCCAGCGGTGGCCTTGTGTTCAGCTCGTGCGGTCAGGGACGCAAGGTCGACATCGATACCGAGCTACGCGTGAGGGCGGACCGGGCCGACGCACCCACCAGCCACATCACCATGGATTCCACCGACAGCGAAGTCGCCAGCACGTATCACCTCACCTACCGCCACTGCTGA
- a CDS encoding VOC family protein, which produces MSEVTHGIGWFEIGTDDPAAAERFYGELFGWSFTDDASGMPYRVVTTPEGSVDGGVFPTGGHTPNYAVFCVVVADVEQACQRAEAAGGSVLVPPQKVDSGLVFAHLRDPGGNHFGIYSQPPGQAG; this is translated from the coding sequence ATGTCCGAGGTAACCCACGGCATCGGCTGGTTCGAGATCGGTACCGACGACCCGGCCGCGGCCGAGCGCTTCTACGGCGAGCTGTTCGGCTGGAGCTTTACCGACGACGCGAGCGGCATGCCGTACCGGGTCGTCACCACGCCGGAGGGTTCCGTCGACGGCGGTGTCTTCCCCACCGGCGGCCACACGCCCAACTACGCCGTCTTCTGCGTGGTGGTGGCCGACGTCGAGCAGGCGTGTCAGCGGGCGGAGGCGGCGGGCGGCTCGGTTCTGGTGCCGCCGCAGAAGGTCGACAGCGGGCTGGTCTTCGCGCACCTGCGCGACCCGGGTGGCAACCACTTCGGCATCTACAGCCAGCCGCCGGGCCAGGCCGGCTGA
- a CDS encoding helix-turn-helix transcriptional regulator: protein MNRTDRLYAMVEELRAVAPRPRSARWLALRFEVCARTIARDIGALQQAGVPIYAEPGRTGGYILDKATTLPPVNLTPGEAVAMAVALHGLAGTPFHSAARSALRKLVAVMPESAAAVAREAVQRVHLVGDGPTAPVPAVVADVLLAPRVLLIEYADRTGALTARRIEPLGYVGSRAHWYLVGWCRLRRAVRAFRTDRIASACATDEAIPARTLTAADVAIPHRQVSQLTLD, encoded by the coding sequence ATGAACCGCACCGATCGCCTCTACGCCATGGTCGAGGAGCTGCGGGCCGTGGCTCCTCGCCCGCGTAGCGCCCGCTGGCTCGCCCTGCGCTTCGAGGTCTGCGCCCGCACGATCGCCCGCGACATCGGCGCTCTGCAGCAGGCCGGGGTGCCGATCTACGCCGAGCCGGGCCGCACCGGCGGCTACATCCTGGACAAGGCGACGACGCTGCCGCCGGTCAACCTCACCCCCGGCGAGGCGGTGGCGATGGCCGTCGCGCTGCACGGCCTGGCCGGCACCCCGTTCCATTCGGCGGCACGCTCGGCGCTGCGCAAGCTCGTCGCCGTGATGCCCGAGAGCGCCGCCGCCGTCGCCCGCGAGGCGGTCCAGCGTGTGCATCTGGTCGGCGACGGCCCGACGGCGCCCGTCCCGGCCGTCGTCGCCGACGTGCTGCTCGCGCCGCGGGTGCTGCTCATCGAGTACGCCGACCGCACCGGCGCCCTCACCGCCCGCCGGATCGAGCCACTCGGCTACGTCGGCAGCCGCGCCCACTGGTACCTGGTCGGTTGGTGCCGGCTTCGCCGCGCCGTACGGGCGTTTCGCACCGACCGGATCGCGTCGGCGTGCGCGACCGACGAGGCGATACCGGCCCGCACGCTGACCGCCGCCGACGTCGCCATCCCGCACCGGCAGGTGAGCCAGCTCACCCTCGACTAA
- a CDS encoding ABC transporter ATP-binding protein — translation MSDAMNRFPPGDGPEAAGPLTAAGAAGPAHVEESSLVEIDDLKVHFPIKSGLLFDRTVGHVYAVDGVSLRIKRGETYGLVGESGCGKSTLGRGLLRLVEPTSGGITFDGTDVRSLKGEQMRLFRRRIQMVFQDPMSSLDPRQSVESLLVEGLKAHGLHKDKAEVQKRLKSTLDSVGLPASALHKYPHEFSGGQRQRIGIARALVLGPELIVADEPVSALDVSIQAQVVNLLGDLQDSLGLTYLVIAHDLAVVRHISDTIGVMYLGSLVEEADGDQLYERPLHPYTRALLSAVPIPDPQVEDRRERILLAGDLPSPADPPSGCRFRTRCPWSRSRCTEERPELRVFDNSGQRVACHFAEEILSGELTMHEVRAELVRPDADRAPDVGAELIQTRTDLPAP, via the coding sequence GTGAGCGACGCAATGAACCGTTTTCCACCTGGCGACGGGCCTGAAGCCGCCGGGCCGTTGACCGCCGCCGGCGCAGCGGGCCCTGCCCACGTCGAAGAGAGTTCACTTGTCGAGATCGACGACCTCAAGGTCCACTTCCCGATCAAAAGCGGACTGCTCTTCGACCGTACGGTCGGCCATGTCTATGCCGTCGACGGGGTGTCGCTGAGGATCAAGCGGGGCGAGACCTACGGCCTGGTCGGCGAGTCCGGGTGCGGCAAGTCGACGCTGGGCCGCGGCCTGCTGCGGCTGGTCGAGCCGACCAGCGGCGGGATCACCTTCGACGGTACGGACGTCCGCTCGCTCAAGGGAGAGCAGATGCGGCTGTTCCGCCGGCGCATCCAGATGGTGTTCCAGGACCCGATGTCGAGCCTGGACCCGCGGCAGTCGGTGGAATCCCTGCTCGTCGAGGGCCTCAAGGCGCATGGCCTGCACAAGGACAAGGCTGAGGTGCAGAAGCGGCTGAAGTCCACGCTGGACTCGGTCGGCCTGCCGGCATCGGCGCTCCACAAGTATCCGCACGAATTCTCCGGCGGGCAGCGGCAGCGGATCGGCATCGCCCGGGCCCTGGTGCTCGGGCCCGAGCTGATCGTGGCCGACGAGCCGGTGTCCGCGCTGGACGTATCGATCCAGGCGCAGGTGGTCAACCTCCTCGGCGACCTGCAGGATTCACTCGGGCTGACCTACCTGGTGATCGCGCACGACCTTGCGGTCGTCCGGCACATCTCCGACACCATCGGCGTGATGTACCTGGGCTCGCTGGTCGAGGAGGCGGACGGCGACCAACTGTACGAGCGTCCGCTGCACCCGTACACCCGGGCTCTGCTCTCGGCCGTGCCCATCCCCGACCCGCAGGTGGAGGACCGGCGGGAGCGGATCCTGCTGGCCGGCGACCTGCCGTCGCCGGCCGATCCGCCGAGCGGATGCCGGTTCCGCACGCGCTGTCCCTGGTCGCGGAGCCGCTGCACGGAGGAACGGCCGGAGCTGCGGGTGTTCGACAACTCGGGGCAGCGGGTGGCCTGCCACTTCGCCGAGGAGATCCTCAGCGGTGAGCTGACGATGCACGAGGTGCGTGCGGAGCTCGTCCGTCCGGATGCGGACAGGGCACCCGACGTGGGCGCCGAACTGATCCAAACCCGGACGGACCTGCCCGCGCCGTAG